From the genome of Trichomycterus rosablanca isolate fTriRos1 chromosome 18, fTriRos1.hap1, whole genome shotgun sequence:
aagaactctctgaggatgtgagaaatagaattgttgctctccacaaagatggcctgggctataagaagattgctaacaccctgaaactgagctacagcatggtggccaaggtcatacagcggttttccaggacaggttccactcggaacaggcttcgccagggtcgaccaaagaagttgagtccacgtgttcggcgtcatatccagaggttggctttaaaaaatagacacatgagtgctgccagcattgctgcagaggttgaagacgtgggaggtcagcctgtcagtgctcagaccatacgccgcacactgcatcaactcggtctgcatggtcgtcatcccagaaggaagctgacgcacaagaaagccagcaaacagtttgctgaagacaagcagtccaagaacatggattactggaatgtcctgtggtctgacgagaccaagataaacttgtttggctcagatggtgtccagcatgtgtggcggcgccctggtgagaagtaccaagacaactgtatcttgcctacagtcaagcatggtggtggtagcatcatggtcttgggctgcatgagtgttgctggcactggggagctgcagttcattgagggaaacatgaattccaacatgtactgtgacattctgaaacagagcatgatcccctcccttcgaaaactgggcctcatggcagttttccaacaggataacgaccccaaacacaacctccaagatgacaactgccttgctgaggaagctgaaggtaaaggtgatggactaaacccaattgagcacctgtggcgcatcctcaagtggaaggtggaggagttcaaggtgtctaacatccaccagctccgtgatgtcatcatggaggagtggaagaggattccagtagcaacctgtgcagctctggtgaattccatgcccaggagggttaaggcagtgctggataataatggtggtcacacaaaatattgacactttgggcacaatttggacatgttcactgtggggtgtactcacttatgttgcagctatttagacattaatggctgtgtgttgagttattttcagaagacagtaaatctacactgctatacaagctgtacactgactactctaagttatatccaagttttatttctatagtgttgtcccatgaaaagatataataaaatatttgcagaaatgtgaggggtgtactcacttttgtgatacactgtaaatatatagatagatagatggacggacgaacagacagttagacagacaggcagataggtagacagacagacagacaaacagacagatagatagataggtagacagacagacagataggtagacagacagacaaacagatagatagatagatagatagatagatagatagatagatagatagatagatagatagatagatagacaggtaggcagacagacaggcaggtagacagacagatagacagacagacaggtagacagacagatagacggatagacaaacagatagatagatagatagatagacagatagatagatagatagatagatagacagacaggtaggcagacagacagacaggtagacagacagatagacagacagacaggtagacagacagatagacggatagacaaacagatagatagatagatagacagatagatagatagatagatagatagatagatagatagatagatagatagatagatagacagacaggtaggcagacagacagacaggtagacagacagatagacagacagacaggtagacagacagatagacggatagacaaacagatagatagatagatagatagatagatagatagatagatagatagatagataggcagacagacagacagacaggtagacagacagactgacaaacatataggtagacagacagatagatagataattaaccacaaagacattttataacctttaacattttttatcaacAATTCTAACTGGAATAACCAGTTAACTTACCACAAAAGTGACTGACAGGGGTCGCTGTGCTCCAGCATTCTTATTCTTACTCACCTGCTTTTAAACCTGATAccgtagacacacacacacacacacacacacacacacacacacacacacactcgcgctCGCGCAAACACGCACGCGCGCACTGTCCCATTTACCGGCGCGCGCAGGACAAGCGGTGAGTGCATtttctgtcatgttttcattCCTTTATATGCTGTTTATTCAAGTGACATAATTTAAACTCTCCTTATTTGTCTGAGACTTATTAAACATCTTTAAATTCATGTTAGCAATGTAGTGTCAACAGTAAGCAAGCAAAGTAATTACATTCTCATTCTTTTTAAACTACTGCAAGAACTAAGTGCTGCACATCTTGAAgcacttaaaacattaaatataacttataatatatttttgcgTCAAATATTATGTTAGTTTAGATTCATTAAATGGTCCGAAAATTCGACGTTTTACTTTACTTAATTTGCAGTGAACTTTACCTCACCCGACTGGCTGTCAACATATACAGGAAGTAACCATGAGTGTAAAGAGCTGAGAGTTGTTTATAGTCAACAATATAGGACgcggtttttatttatttttaattgcattttaaatataaccGAGATAGTGGAATTTATTTTCCAAgcgttaaaataataacaaaaatatagtaagtaaatataaaaatataagctCGTCTTCGGCcggtgtgtgtacctgttattAGGTAAGTGGCAGCCAATGGAAGCGCACTACGTCACATAGTGGGTGGTCCATTTTACCAGTAACAATTTACTTCATGACATCTAGGCAttgattgtttatttatttgtttgtttatttatttattaggattttaacatcatgttttacacacttttgttacattcatgacagacggtagttacttattacacaagattcatcagttctcaagtttaatgtcattttgtatctccagttcacctcacttgcacgtctttggactgtaggaggaaaccggagctcccagaggaaacccacacagacacgggaagaacatgcaaactccacacaggaaggacccagaccgcccaaacaggaccttcttactgtgacgtgacagtgctactcactgagccaccgtgccgcccggcaTTGATTGTAGATCAAGCATAATGCACATAAAATATTCATGTCTGAGGCATTACATTTGAGATAACAaaatttattatactgtatatggatCACCTCTTTCATCTCAAtttcagaaggtggattggcagcaCTCAATTGTACCTTGGCGTGAGTTAATGTGCATGTcatgccctgtgatgaattgccTCAAAAAGCTAATTATGTCTTACTGCagatggggtggcacggtggctcagtgggtagcactgtcgccttacagcaagaagtccgggtcctttctgtgtcgagtttgcatgttgtccttgtgtccacgtgggtttcctccaggagctccggtttcctcccacagtccaaagacatgcaagtgaggtgaattgaagatactaaattgtccatgactgtgtttgccattaaacttgtgtaacgagtaactaccacttctgtcatgaatataaccaaagagtgtaaaacatgacgttaaaatcccaataaataaatacttaaataaattactgCATTTAAATCAAAACTGTAATTGTTAAAACAGCTTTGCAACATGATGAAAACAGACTTTGCCATATGGGTAAAGtgggtagcctcacagcaagaaggtcctgggtttgatttccaggtagagcggtctgggtcttttctgtgtttaGTTTACATGTTATCCCTgtgtccacagtccaaagacatgcagtcaggttaattagaggaGCAAAATTTGCCCTAATtgtgaatgtctgtgtgtgtgtgtgtttactctgTAATGTACTGTTTGTGGTGTTTCCTACCtgttgcccagtgaattgtacccaatGCAACCCTGAATacgataaaacagtggtaaaacagacatgaataaataaatgaatctcactcactcactcactcttatTCATTTTCTTAAACGCTTATCCAATTAAGGTCGCAGGGGGGTTGGGTGCTTGAGccgatcccagcttttcaataagcgcaaggcacacagtcacACCCtagatggggcgccagtccatcgcagggcacagacacccatacacacattcattcacctataggacaattcagtgtctccaattaacctgactgcatgtttttggactgtgggaggaaactcacgcaggcacggggagaacatgcaaactccacacagtaagtaCCCgaactgccccgcctggggatcgaacccaggaccttcttgctgtgaggcgacagtgctacccaccgagccaccgtgccgcccatttgttaattatcttaaatctttatttaacctacAAGAGTAGAAAATAAAACTTTGTAATCTGtaaacattaacacattaaGAATTTTATGCCTTTAAATCACTAAAAAAAGTTTAGGCTGTGAAGAGGTTGTATAATATTAAAGttacagtgtttttaaacattccacaGTGAGCAGTTacattggtaacaggtgagggaatgaAGATTGAATATAAAAGAAGGAATGTGTGACTCTCTGGAATGGATTGGCGCTGTGTCTAGATACACTTCCATTTTGGCCctcaaataattttttttaccatgaaaTATTATCTGCAGTTAACAGattattttaaggttttttgCTTGTGTATAAAAAATGGCCCAAACAGCAACAtgtacatcgatcaggcataacattatgaccacctccttgtttctacacgcactgtccatgttatcagctccacttaccatataggagcactttgtagttctacaattactgactgtagtccatctatttctctacatacttttttttagccttgttctttaatggtcaggacccccacagggggttgctgtagtttttaaacacctcactgtcactgctggactagaatagtccaccaaccaaaaatatccaaccaacagcaccccgtgggcagagttctttgaccactgatgaaggtctagaagatgaccaactcaaacagcaccaatagatgagcgatcgtctctgactttacatctacaaggtggaccaactaggtaggagtgtctaatagagtggacagtgagtggacacggtatttgaaaactccagcagctctgctgtgtctgacattgaagaacagggtgaaagcaggttaaaaaagtatgtagagaaacagatggactacagtcagaaccacaaagtgcttctatatggtaagtggagctgataaaatgaacagtgtgtaaaaaacaggaggtgtttttaatgttatggctgatcagtgtataatactgTCCAGCTCTATTGGATACTTTTTTACAGGATGGACGTTGCATTAGATATGACTAAAATTCAGTTCTGATTTTCTTTAAACAGCACAGTTGGGTGGTTGGAGCTTGACGTGCACAGCGAACAATGTTCAACCTGATCAAAAAAGACAAGGACAAGGAAAAGAAAGATGGGACGAAGAAGGAcaaaaaggaaaagaaggaCAAGAAGGAGAGGATGTCTGAGGCCGAGCTGAAAAGCTTAGACGAGATGAGCCTCAGACGGGGTTTCTTTAACATCCAACGTAGTAGCTCCAAGAGACAATCTAGGACAAAGCTGGAGATCTCACACCCCATGCCTGTCAAAGTGCTCAGCAACCCGGAGCTCAATCTGACGGATGTGGACGACGAGAGGGTCAATAAAAGAAGCAGCATGTATTTGGACGTGGGGCCTTTAAGCAGCAATAGCTCCACTGACAACATTAATGTTGCATTATTGCAAAACATTCGGAAGGCCTCTATAAAAGAGCAGTCTCCTAAGTTTGGATCCATAAACAAGCAGAACTCCCCTGTGAGCAAGCTCATCAAACGCTTGTCCTTCTCACAGAAGAACAAAGAAGAGAGTCCTTCAGAAGTACCAGCTCAGTTTGCGCCAAACCCTCCTACTCCTTCTCCCCAAGTGGAGACCCAAGTTTTCGCCCCTCCGGCCAGGTACATCACCCACAGACGTGCCCCCATGAAGAAGGTCAGGGTCGAGGTCCCATTACTGGTGGATAAGACATTCCCAGCGAATTTACAATTACCTGCCATGGTGCCTCCTCAGCTTCCAGACCCCAGAGAATTAGAGCTCCAGCGGCGTAAGACAGGTGACTTCGGCTTCTCCTTGAGAAGGGCTACCATGCTCGAACAACGACCCGATGGAAAGGTCTACCGGCGTGTGGTCCACTTCGCTGAGCCTGGTGCTGGCTGCAAGGATGTGACTCTGGGCTTGGTGCCAGGAGACCGTCTGGTGGAGACCAACGGGTTGAACGTGGAGAATAAGAACAGGGACGAGATTGTGGAGATGATCAAGCAATCAGGAGATACGGTGCAGTTAAAGGTGCAGCCGATCGTCGAGCTGAGCGAGTTAAGCCGCTGTTGGCTCAGGAACAGCACAGGATTGCGCAAGGAAGCCTACGAGGTAAGGATGGTTGTTCCTTCTGTGTTGCCCTAAAGGTGAAGTCTTTTGTGTCTTTGATGTTTGCAGTAGAATGGGAACTGGTTGAACTTGGCTCCGCAGCTTGGCTCCTCAACTGGTCAAATTTATACTTCCATAATGTTCATATTTGGCTactgataccccttttccaccgacgcgtttccacaaaaaaagaggttccagacagtgaactagcgggccaatctggcaccacagaatacttggttttcaGAGCAAACCGTGACgacatctgtgggcgtgtcagagtgtagaggtttgggtgctttgctaaaccactgtgctggtgtctcgtatggagcttgtcgctgcattttttatattttaaagttcacctgattacattttgagccagtttgcctctgatattttcaaagtgtcttaaaaaagatgaattgtgtgatatgacgtggtaaacaTGACCCGGGTAGAACGAAcaccgcttaacgtgaaaaataaagcgtaacgtggtttgttgtactaaaacaacgaccgatgaatttgggcaatacagagcacttataacctgtaataacggagagaaatgtagtgtttctgaGTCTtatttttagtacattcagccacgttatgttttattattttattatttttatttttatttttttatattttttcccctttttctcccccttcagCGCATCCAATTATTCGTCcaagcatcgtgcttcctctctgtctatgccgaaccctgccctgaccgaggagatcgaagctaacccatatcccctccgaaacatgagcagcagccggatgcatttttgccacccacacatttatgagtttggcgccacctagcgttgcatgcggagagacacaccctgagggcactcttcctcatctcttgtgcaggcgcctctaatcagccggcagaggtcgtaatcgcattctgacagcgagagacccacatccggttctttgtcccgccccccaactgagcaaccggccaatcgttgctcgtacagccactcagcctcgaaccggtaaggcagagctggattcgatacgatgtacgtgtctttttactgctgcgccacctgagcggctatgttttattttttttttacgttgcgctttttcgactctcctgagaagattcagaaccccgagctgcataaacaccacacgtgaagtaaatccagctaacacagatatatgtattgtattttagagtagatttgatggttatttcacacagatggatgttcgtgtcgtggaactttagtgatgttttatcgctcgagtcgagcgctgagcgaATCGGCTATTggtgccgagagtcgcggtgagagcgaagagcaaaacgcttctcacgtcaacgaactaaagaaaacacaactgcgacaaacatgtctacgtcttcttatcaccgacagctgatcgatgcttttacATAacaacgaacatctgtaacagcagcacaaatgctcgcacataaccTACACGTAAtgcccaccgatgatgacgcagacttggttctcaaaaactggtggaaacgcgtgtcggttctctacagaacaccaaggttctaagaaacctgaacagaaccggttcaagaaccatggttcttttggtggaaaagccctatgagtggtttgtttgtttgaaacTTTGCTTGAACCTTACTTCTGAGGCCGGCAGCTAATTACGTGCCTGTCAGTTTGTTTCTTTCCAGTATATAGGTGGGCAGGGTTCCATGTCTTTTTGCTATTGTTGCCACATTGCAGAAAGACGTGCCAATTTGAGAGCAGTGATGAGTGTGGACTTACTGAGCTAACGTGGAATTTAGGTGACTGGTACATTGCATAACGTGTCCAGCGTTCTAAGGgggcatatacactgatcagccataacattaaaaccacctccttgtttctacattcactgtacaatgactgactgtagtccatctgtttttctgcatgctttgttagccccctttcatgctgttcttcaatggtcaggactctcccaggaccattaaAAAGTAGgtcttatttaggtggtgggtcattctcagcactgcagtgacactgacatggtggcggtgtgttagtgtatgttgtgctggtatgagtggatcagacacagcagcgctgctggagtttttaaacacctcactgtcactgctggactgagaatagtccaccaaccaaaaacatccaaccaacagcgccccgtgggcagcgtcctgtgaccactgatgaaggtctagaacatgacacactcaaacagcagcaacagatgagcgactgtctctgactttacatctacaaggtggaccaactaggtaggagtgtctaatagagtggacagtgagtggacagggttctgctgtgtcttatccactaataccagcacaacacacactaacacaccaccaccatgtcagtgtcactgcagtgctgagaatgatccaccacctaaataatacctgctctgtggtggttctgtgggggtcctgaccattgaagaacaggggtgaatgcaggctaaaaagtatgcagagaaacagatggactacagtcagtaattgtatctGTAtccgatcagtgtatatagctaAATAGAAGGTGTTTTCACACACTTTTAAGTACGTGGTCTCAAGATCAGACAGGTGGGCTGGCTGTGCACTAAGGAGATaactttattatattgactcaatacatacaatacataatATGTGTCAGGACAACGTGTACACCAAGAGACTCGGTACCAATCAAGTTCCTCAGTACCCATGTTGTTGTGATACGTGCCACGAACACAACTATACATTATCAAAGGACATTGGTTCAATTCCTGAACTCCAGCTACTGTCTATGAGGAGTTACATATGTTTCCTTGTGCTGTGGGTGTACTCTGTGTTTCTCTTACctatccaaaacatgcagaaggtggactggatAATCTAAtttggcgtgtgtgtgtgagtggttaAATGTGTAAACACGTGTTATCCTGCAGTGGATCGACAcactcagacatcccaagtctcccggaagttccgggagtctcccacTTGTACATAGCGGCTctctgatgcccgcaagtcagataaaatctcccggaatctagaacgagcggccaagagcgacacaaacgcgcacgcgtattaaatccgttatctgatatacaatctagtgcactatgtagggaacataaatccgttatctgatatacaatttagtgcactatgtagggaacatagttaattatataatacactttctagtgcactatgtagggaacataaatccgttatctgatatacaatctagtgcactatgtagggaacacaaatcatcatctagttatactttctagtgcactatcaagtgaacatgaatgcgttatctaatacactatctagtgcactatgtagggaacataaatctgtgatctgatatacaatctagtgcactgtgtagggaacagaaaccaattgtctaattcactatctagtgcactacatagggaacataaattcatatctaaaatactatctagtgcactatgtagggaacataaatccgttatctgatatacaatctagtgcactgtgtagggaacagaaaccaattgtctaattcactatctagtgcactacatagggaacataaattcatatctaatacatgatctagtgcactatgtagggaacataaatctgtgatctgatatacaatctagtgcactgtgtagggaacagaaaccaattgtctaattcactatctagtgcactacttagggaacataaattcatatctaaaatactctctagtgcactatgtagtgaacatatatccgttatctgatatacaatttagtgcactgtgtagggaacataaatcaattgtctaatatactgtctagagcactatgtagggaacataaatccgttatctgatatacaatttagtgcactatgaaaggaacacaaatcatcatctagttattatactttctagtgcactatgtagtgaacatgaatgcgttatctaatacactatctagtgcactatgtagggaacataaatccgttatctgatatacaatttagtgcactgcgtagggaacataaaccaattgtctaattcactatctagtgcactgcatagggaacataaattcatatctaaaatactatctagtgcactatgtagggaacgtaaatccgttatctaatatacaatttagtgcactatgtagggaacctaaatccgttaactaatacgctacctaaagcattatgtaagaaacatctaacgtctattatctagtatactatctagtgcactaagtaaggaacataaattcttttctaatatacaatctagtgcactatgtagggaacataaatctattatctttcacactatctagtgcactatgtagtacacgttaatgtgtttgtgacgcgaacagttagcttagtagctcagttagcagctcctaaaagttctgttatcacccatatcctttgatGTGTGCGAgagtttttttaccttttttttttttttgtggccttggggtcgaggtccggtttcgggggtacctccctgaaatgagtttttgcaacttgggatttctgcacactgcttagagtgtTTTCTgggttagtaaaaatgaatgaatgaatgaatgaacgagggaatgaatgaatgaaataatgcTGAATTAGCTCAACCCTAACATGCCATTCttttgcattaaaatgcattcCATAAAATAAGTAGggtttaaatacattatatggcaTTTAAATATAAGACATTCCTCCTTTTGCTTCCCCCGTCACTATCACTAGGGAAATCCCCAGTATTGTTGCAGCATTAGCAGAAGCCAGGAGGCAGGGATCAGGTTACCTTATGGGTATCTCTTTCTCTATTGGGTCGTATAAGCCCAGACAAACATGCTTCTGAATAGACGTTGGCTCTCTTTGATGTCAGCAGACGGTGTGTAGATCGAGCAACTTTGCCGTGTTGTGAATCATGAATTGTGAATCATTTATAGACTTCTGGCAGCTCGAGTGATCCAGAAAGATGAGGATACCGTATGTTTTggcatacagtggtaccttgtaactcaacgtcccctaaactcaaaatctttgaaactcaacgccctt
Proteins encoded in this window:
- the LOC134332912 gene encoding unconventional myosin-XVIIIa-like encodes the protein MFNLIKKDKDKEKKDGTKKDKKEKKDKKERMSEAELKSLDEMSLRRGFFNIQRSSSKRQSRTKLEISHPMPVKVLSNPELNLTDVDDERVNKRSSMYLDVGPLSSNSSTDNINVALLQNIRKASIKEQSPKFGSINKQNSPVSKLIKRLSFSQKNKEESPSEVPAQFAPNPPTPSPQVETQVFAPPARYITHRRAPMKKVRVEVPLLVDKTFPANLQLPAMVPPQLPDPRELELQRRKTGDFGFSLRRATMLEQRPDGKVYRRVVHFAEPGAGCKDVTLGLVPGDRLVETNGLNVENKNRDEIVEMIKQSGDTVQLKVQPIVELSELSRCWLRNSTGLRKEAYEVRMVVPSVLP